The stretch of DNA TGATGCGCCCTTTACTCTTGGGACCTCGGAACATCACACGCTTAACTGCCCCTTTCAATACATTAGGTTAGGTATTACTCCTAAACGGCTAAGTAGGCCGGACGTCGCATTGCGGTTGCGGTCctgtagaatttaaattcaaatcaccCAAGATTTTGCGCTCATTGCACTTGGACAGGACGCAGCATTTGATCATGGAAATTAAAACGACGCGGTTACTGCCGGGTTCGGAGATCTTACGATCACTTAGTTCATGAGCTCGATTGATTGTGGACAAGATTTTTGTCATTGATGCAGAAGTTAATTTTGGGAGTGTGCTCATTTTAATTATATATTAGCACTACTAGTTCATAGGACTTAGGAGTAGCTTACCTCCAGCCTAGTCCCGTCCGGGAACGTCTGCCATGTGGGCACGAGCTCGACGATGTGGTCGCTGACGCAGAGCAGCCAGTCCATCTCCCGCCGCCACATGGCCTTCTTCTCCGGCAGCAGCGGCTCCAGTCTCCAGAGCTGCCCGAATATGGTCGCTGCAGTCGCAAAGAcggcgcgccgcgcgcgcacaaCCGCAAGAGCTAGCTAATTAAGACCCCGTCGCGATTCTCGTCCGGGAAGAAAGGGAAAGCAACTGGGCAGCCGCCAACCAACCGAAGCTAGCTAGCCGAGCGGATCGCTCGGGTCACACACGTACCGCAGAGGTTGGTGATGGCGTTGGAGATGGCGAGCGCGGTGCCGACGCCCTTGCCGCTCCCGGACATGTCCTCGCCCAGCAGCAGCTTCGAGAACCTCTCCTTCATCATCTCCATCTCTGCCAAATTTCGCTGTACGGTCGGCCCAGATTGTTGCAGGTTTGAAGCGGCAGGAGATTCGCTTGCGGCGTACGTACCTGAGGCCCTGCGCCTGTCGTCCGccgcgtccccgccgccgccagccccgggcgcggcggcggcggcgacgacgacgtcgGCCGACACGCAGGTCTTGATGGCCACCTTCTGCCACTCGTCGGGCGGGGTGTAGGTGTAGGACACGCTGGAGGCGGCCTCGGAGCTGGCGCTGGAGCTGCTCCCGCGGCGGCCCTCCTCGTCGGCCGAGTCCGCCATCAGCGCCTCCTCGCTCGTCGCCccccgctcctcctcctcctcctcctcgcccgcgccgccaCCTCGCGCCATCCCCGGTCGACGAGTGCTTGCTGGCCTGGCCTCCTCTCTCACTACGCTGTCTCCGCAAAATCTAGCGCGCCTTGGTAGCCACCTCCCTCGCGGTGTCTCTCTCACTAGAACACGGCGCCGGCCGGTGACTACGACCAGCGACTACGCTTGTGGGTTGTGGCGTGCGGCGAGAGGGGAGGAGCACGGAAAGACTGGACCCTCGTGGCCGTGGGGTGCATGCGATGAGAGAGacggcgagcgagcgagcgagcgagcgagggaGAGGGAGTAAAGGCTTAAAGAAGCGAAAGGCGGGGGGTGGGAGGAGTGACCGTTGGGTTTTGAGTCGCCTTGGTGGGCTTCCCGTCCGCTTGGCGCTTCTCCTACCAGGCTACCACCCCACCCCGTCTTGGCGTCTTTCCTTTCGGACGGCATCGTCGGGACGGGGCCGCAGGTCAGGACCGCAGGCGCAGGAGGCTGCGCGGCCAGCGGTTAGAGGCTGCAGGGGTTGGTCGGCGCCGGCGTGGCAGCTACGCCGCGCCGGGGCCGTCTGGTAGGTAGCGTGGCGTGGCGCGTCGTCTCTACGTATGGACTGGCTCCGATTCTCACCGTGCGTCTTTTCCGTTGGGCGCTGTCGCTAGCTGCAGGTGGCGGTCATGTGCAGAGGGCTGCAGACCAGGAGGTGGGGTTGCTGGGTCTGCAAGCTATGGAAATTCCGAGGAGGCAAAAGGGGCCGTTTGACGCATGATTCCTCGTTGCAGGTTTCTGGGTTTGTTTAATGGCGTTGAACGTGATCTAACGGTCAATTCGAGTATCATAATCCGAGGTGACTTGCTTATAGTCTCGTTTCGACATGCTACGCGCAAACACTTGAGGAAAATTTAAGCGTAGCCGTGCAACTAAAGCATTAATGATTAAGGATACAAGTGGGTATTTAATAGTATTTTTTTATCAGCTAATTAATTATAATTTACATATAATGTcattctaatttattttatcaacTTTTTGATCGACCTAATAACatcaaaatatatataacttgtATCTCTACATCTGATACATTTATACAATTTCCATCCTAGATGGTTTTAACCGGTGGATAATGCGGCTATATATGTTGTCATGTGCCAAGAACACCCTGTTGGAATGGGAATGAGTTGAGCCTTGTATGGAAAAAAATATGCTGGGAACAACCATGGCACGCCCTATGTCTTTTCCAGTCAACAAATAGGTCATTCTCCCTCATAAAAAAATTAAACAAATTGATAGAATAGCTGGCTCCTCATACACAAATGGGTTTGGTCACTGACACGTGAACCTTGCGGGTCTTTCAATTACGGTGATCACTAAGTACGTTGCGACAATGCTAACTTCACACGATATTTTAATTCACCTAAAAAAGTTCTCAAACTCTACTATTTGGTAGGCTAAGCAATTTTGAGCGCGCATTTTTCATCTTTGGCCTCACGCAAGCCCCTTGAGGCAAAGCATGAGCCAGAGGTTTTCAAAATCTGGGTTTGAAAACACTGACCGAGACAAAGACGAAAGCCGGAGAAAGGCTGCGATGGATAGGCCTACTAGGACGCGTCCTGCAGCCACGTCGTCCGGCAAAGCGGCCTGCGGTTTGACTCGGTAACCGCAGCAGGAGCAGGATCTCCTTTTGCCGGCGCGTGGGAAATCCACCCCGTGTCGCTCCCTGTCCGTCGCCCACACGCTGTCCCCCAACCCATGCGCCCCGGTCCCAGGCTCCCTCCGCACAAGGCCACCGGAGCAGCAGCTAACTAACCACTGCTACTACTACCACCTGTCCACCTCATCAGGGTCCCTCGCACCAACCTTCTTCAAAATCGCCGGGCTCGATCGCTTCGGCCGGATTGCCGCACTGATCGCGGCTCACGTGTGGCGGAAGCAAAGAGTGAGGAGTGCCGGGGCAAGATCGCAAGCAACGGGCAGAAATGATGCCCGCTTTGGCCCACCCGCCGGAAGCGTCACAGCTTTGATCGCCAGATTAGCAGCAGCTTTAACTGATACGCGTTGGCTTCTCGAGCTGCCATGTACTCCTGTACGAGCGAGAGGATGGGTGTCCTTTGTGCGAACAGTATCGACCAGGATCAAATTCCTGCTGGTACAGTACTGCAGATGCTCTTGCACGGCCAACCCAGAGCACGTCCAGaccaattttttttttttttttttgcagaaCTAGTCCTGACCAATTTGAACGACGGATTTGTTTTTTCATATTCCTAGGCAGGCTGCAGACACCGCGCTTTGCCACGGCCTGTCTCGAACTCTCGATTGCCGATCGCTTGTCAGGTGCACTCATCGTGGCCAAAAGAGGAGAAATCAGGAAGTCAAAAGTCTGCGATTGACGAGAGAATCACACATGCTCCATACGAGAACTCCAAGCCAGGTACCCGGATGTCAAAGCGGAGGAGACCCCCTCGGCGTTAAAGAATGTTCCATGAGAGAACAGCGTGCGGACGCAGgagcaccgcaccgcaccgcgaGGAGCCACGGGGTGCGTGCGAGCCCGAGGGCAGCGCGTACGCGCGCGGCCACCACCGGTCACCGGCGGCCCGTCACCTCTCGCCTGTCGCGGCTCCGGCGCCCCGCCCGGGGTTTGGAGATGCGCCGCCGGCAGGCGCCCGTCGAGAGCCGCCACCGGCTGCCGCTGGCTCCGGAATCCGGCTCGTCCGCTTCGGTGGCGCTGGGGAAGATTTGCCAAGGAAAAGCTGACGAGAACCTCGGGATGGTGTTCCCAGCTGCAGCTCCGCTCGTTTGGTTACGGTAACATATGCCACAGATCATAGTATTTTGAAAGCCCAGACCACTTGGGTTGTAGAGATCTCATGTTTCTTTTGGTGGCTTGTTGGGCCTAATAAGTGCCAGAGAAAAGACATTCTTCACTTGGAAGGCTTGGATACAGGATTGCATGCATAGGCTATCATCTACTCCTTGTCACTAGGTTATTAGCACTGGGAAGAAGCATTCCATGGGAAGCATGAAGCCATCATCGAATTCGCGTGCTGCAAGAGCGGCGGGCGCGCACGTCGCACGTTAGGACCATGGCCTACTAGTAGGTAACGCAGGAGAAGAACGCCGCCAAATCAGAGGGAAAACATTATGAAATAAAGCGGCGCGCTGCCTCCACATTGTAAGTTCAAATTGCAGCATATGGACCACCACATTTTGGCCGTAGCTTCTCAGAATACTGAGAAAACCTAGCGCATCACAGTGCAGGAACTGGTACTGAAAAGAAAAATGTTTCAGGAGCTGCTACGCATGCCAGCAATACTGAAGTGCAAGGCACTGCAGCGAGTTTCTCATCTTCCTTGTATTGTATCGaccaagtttttttttttgttttgaaaATACTATCGACCAAGTTCGTTCAGCTGTGTTTTATACAGAACAAAGGCCCGCAAAAGCGAGGGCAGGTGTATGAATATAAAGCTTCGTTTTCGGATTGTTCGGAGTAGGCTAAGGAAAGATGGATGACACATGCGAATCTCGGAAACGATAAAGCAGATGGAGGCAGCTTTATCTGCTCACCATTTTTCTTTTACCGCGACACAAATACACAGCATGGCGGGACTCGAAAGAGTAAAGCATTATAGAGGATAAAGCAATACACGGACAAGCTAACTAAGCATGTGCAGCTCGTGTATTTCGGTTAAAAATGCAGCTCGCGTAAACGTAGCAAAAAGACATTTCAGTCCGATGTTTATCGTACCTCCGAACCTGCAATTTCATCTTTTTAACTTTACCAATTTGGGCACCGGAAGAAAAGTTCTGCATGGGTATTGTAATAATCATGTGACGCCTAAAGTACTGGGGATTGGGAAGATGTTTCAGCTAGCACAGAACAAGGATCTAGAACTAAGAGGTTAGGCCAGGAATTAAGGCATGGTACTGCATTCTCAGACAAGCATGCAATCAATAAGCATCTCGCATTGATGATGCGATTCAAATTTGGAAGTTTGCGGATATTACAAGCTGCACAGTTACCATTGTTGTATGATTTTAACCTAATGAAAATTACCAATCTTCAAGCTAGAGTCTCCAACTATCAATTAGTGTTGAGACCGCCATGCGGGTTTGCAAGTTCCCAAGCCAAGAATAAAAGCATCTCAAGAAACTTGCAGTGGTTAAAAGAAGATACCAACCTTAGCTTAGTGATGTTCAATataactttacataaatccagtAAGCAGGAACTTTCCTGCAAGAACTGCACTAATCTTGCTTCCTGGCGAAGATGGAAAGGCCACTTGTGATGTGATATGAAGGTGGAATGAGCCTGTGTCGAACTGACAGAACTCTGATTGTAGGACATTGAGTGCAAGAAGTAAATCATACTGGTGCACAGAAAAATTATAGGTTCTAAGCCCAGCAACACTAAATGTTAATGCACACGTTAAAATGTTATCAGCATCAGCTTTCTTAGATGTCACACTGGTACAACATCCAAATGTAAACGGAGGCAACCAATTTTATTAAGATTCCTTATACAATCTACAAAGTGGTAAATTTTACAATGTAAAAATACATCACAAAGAAAATTGACACTGCAACAGAGCTGTTACTTTGACTCATCCATCTAAACCAAAAAAATCATAGCTACAACTAGTTAGAAGCTCTATGGTACAGAAAATATCACGTGTACCTTGTACCTTCACACCCAAGATAACACCATCGTTGCACATAGTCTCTGCAAGCATCACAAGAGTGCTTGTTCCATCAGGCAGCAGCACTGAAGAAAAAGAGGCAGCACACATCCCCGCAAGATAATCAGTTCTAACATTTACAGCTTAACAAGCAGGTCCAAATAAAGAAATGCTCAAGGTTGGTAGCTATCACAACCTAAACTGAATAGCTATGCACTTAGTAGTAACAGCTGAACTAGACATATGTGCAGAGTGAAAAATATTCAGCAGCCATCATGTCTCCACTGATCTAAGACAAGCTTTGGGCAACTATGAAACATTACAGCACTTAAGTAACAAGATAAAAAGGCAAGGAGTATACCTATTATACATCATGTGTTATCCCTACTCCAGAAATTCTTCCATAAGACCCTATAGTAAGTTCAGCATCGTATTATTACCAGAAAATATAGCGAGTAGCGATAGAAGGATATCACAAAGAAACAGATAGAAAACCTGTGATATGAATTGCTCAGCATCTGTGCGCCTTAGGAAATGCAGTGAGTTCTTGGTCAATGATACGGAATGGTCGCCAAGAGATACTTCGCCAATGTCCTCCAGCACCCGAACCTGAATGTAAGGATCCTTGGGAGGGACCATGTCCTGTAAAAAAGGTATAGAAAGCTGTATTAATCTATCTTATTCCTAAGGAAGCATAATTTTTCAAGAACTTCCCCGAACTAGTATTTCATTAAGCCTAAGAAAGCATAAGATATAGAGAAAGAACCATACCACTGTCAAATCTATATCCATCTCCGATATGTATGACTTAATGGCTGCAGAGTGATTCTTGAAGTACTCTTTCTCTGAGAAATGGAGCTTTTCTTGGATATCATGAGGAAGCACAGGGCCAACTTTCCATCTAAAACTCTGAATAACTTCTGCTCGGTTGTACCTGGTTCGATATAATGTTTTCAGATAAAAATACAATCAAAATCAATTTTATGCATGTGGTCAGTATAAAACAGAGAAACAGAAATTCTGCTCATCTGTGACTCTTTTAGGTTTGTACATGTAGGCCATGAGGCATCTTTTGTTACGGAGCAGGGAAAGATGGTGGATAGCTGCGCCATAGTGGTCCTCATTTCTAGTTGTCTCAATGTCTAAGTTTTGCTCCACCATTTTCCTGTAATAAGCCAGAACAAATCAGTAGATTGTACATCAGAAATGCGGGTGCCTAACAAACAGGTTACTGTTGGATGAAGATGGTCAACATCCTAGTAGGATACCAATTACCTTACCTGATCAGTGATTGAAACTGTGAATTGTGCTCATTACACTCTCTAATGACCTGATCAAACATGTCACTCTGCACATTTTGAAAGACTGAAAGTAAGGTATTAAAGAAACTAAAAGGAACTGTGGCTACCAAAATCATATTGCTTATGATAATGGAAGAGTACTTTAAAAAATAATGGAATACTACTATAAATACGTTTCTGTGCACTATATATTATATAACAGCAAATACAATGCTGATTCTTTCAAAAAATACAATGCTGCAGCTGCTACCCTTAAGACATAATTATTTACATCCATATCAAATGCACATAGTAAAACAAAGGCAAAATAGGCATTTTGGTCCATCAACTTTATCCTAAGGGTCAAATTCGTCCCTCAACTTTCAAATTGGCCAATATAGTTcctcaactttcgttttggggtCAAACTCGTCCTTATGCTGATATTATACTTCATAATAACATGAGATAAATGCAAAAAGTCCTTTGTACCCTTGGCTCCTTCTTCCCCTCCTCAATTTCCACTATTTGTGTCACTGTTCGCTCAACTTTCCGCAACATTTTATATGGTGGTGTGTAGTTATGCAACAAGTAGCTTTAATTTTACTCTTCATGCATCCGCAATACAAATAgctttaattttatattttttagtAATAATAAAGTGTTGCGAAATTTAGAAGGGGAAGGAGCCAAGGGTAAAGTGGAATTTTTGCATAAATCTCATGTTATTATGGAGTATAATATCAGCACAAGGATGAGTTTGATCCAAAAATGAAAGTTAAGGGACTATGTTGGCCAATCTGAAAATTAAGGGATGAATTTGACCCTCAGATCAAAGTTGAGGGACCAAATATGATAACGAGTACAATGATACATGTAGTGATCTTATGGAAATCGATAGTTATCCTAATATCCTATGGGTCCTGGTATGGACAGGGTCTAACTTGATTGAGAATTAAACCATGTGCCGAAGATTTTCCACCAAATTTGGGTAGCACATGCTAACAAACACGTTTAGAAGGGACAAGGACAAGAGGCTAAAAATATACCGACTCAGTGGCTCGCAAATTTGATATAACATTGCAGGCACATCAGTCAGCTGTCAGAAGAAACCGTCAATATTTGAGCTGATGATTTATGAGTTTTAGTGCTACCACACAAGTAAATTAATACTTTCGGTTGAGAATAAAAACACAGTTCCTAAACGCCATTTCACCCATCGGACACCTAAAACAACCAGATCAAACAAAATTACCGGGATAGAAGCAGCAATCGCTCTGATTCGAACCAGTAACTGCAGGCGAGTTCAGGGAAGCGGGAAATTACGTTGAACGGTGCGAGCTGGCCAGCCTCAGAGGAGTCGATCTCCTTCAGCAGCTGCGACGCGCGCCTCCCGTacatcctcctcctcgcccgACGCTGGCACCTGGGGTAACCCTGGGCGCTCGGGCAGCGTGGTCTGTTGGTCGCGCCTGCGTTCCAGCCGGCGCCCGACTGCTGCTTCCCTAGCCTCTAGGGTTTGGGCGGGCTGGGGATCGGGGAGAGCAGAGGAGTAGAAAGGCGGGAGGCGTCAGCGACGGGCTATCGGGCCGCCGGGGAGCCGGATTAGGCGAGGGGGCGCTGGCGGGGTCGGGAGCGTGGCGGCGGGGCGGTGGAAGGGGAATTTTGGTGCGGCCGCGCGGGAAGAAAATTGAGGCTTCGTTGGTGGCGGGAGGATACAGATTGGCTTTGACCTCCGGCGCGCGGCTCGTTTGGCCGATTGCGACATCCAACGGACAGCGCAGCTTTGGCCACCCTCCGTTTAGC from Panicum hallii strain FIL2 chromosome 3, PHallii_v3.1, whole genome shotgun sequence encodes:
- the LOC112886468 gene encoding DNA replication complex GINS protein PSF1-like isoform X2, coding for MFDQVIRECNEHNSQFQSLIRKMVEQNLDIETTRNEDHYGAAIHHLSLLRNKRCLMAYMYNRAEVIQSFRWKVGPVLPHDIQEKLHFSEKEYFKNHSAAIKSYISEMDIDLTVDMVPPKDPYIQVRVLEDIGEVSLGDHSVSLTKNSLHFLRRTDAEQFISQGLMEEFLE
- the LOC112886468 gene encoding DNA replication complex GINS protein PSF1-like isoform X1, which codes for MYGRRASQLLKEIDSSEAGQLAPFNSDMFDQVIRECNEHNSQFQSLIRKMVEQNLDIETTRNEDHYGAAIHHLSLLRNKRCLMAYMYNRAEVIQSFRWKVGPVLPHDIQEKLHFSEKEYFKNHSAAIKSYISEMDIDLTVDMVPPKDPYIQVRVLEDIGEVSLGDHSVSLTKNSLHFLRRTDAEQFISQGLMEEFLE